The genomic segment tttatttagcttttttttttctttgttctttttggtTATCATGGCTTTGGAGAACCCCAAAAGAAACTAgcaagaaatttgaaaaaatacaAAAGCAGGGGACAAGATCTAGACTTTAGGAATAATTGCTGAATGTTTGATTGTATGCATATTTTTTGTTGCAGTTCCGTACGCACAAGGTAATCTACAGGCGGTATGCTGGTTTGTTTTTCTCATTGTGTGTTGATATAACGGATAATGAGTTGGCATATTTGGAGTGCATCCATTTATTTGTGGAGATATTGGACCATTTTTTCAGCAATGTTTGTGAGCTCGACttggtttttaattttcacaAGGTATGTTTAACTTCTCTGATACTTTTTGTTAACTTTTGCATGAACATTACTTGCTGGATTCATATGAAGCTGCCAGTTTCAATTACCTAAAAgatgtttttttatttcatatttgCTTTATTTCCAATGCGATTTTTGGAAGGGGTCTTTAATCTGATCAAGTTTTTGATTTCGATTCTCAACTCTTCTTTAGCTGCCTTGTCCAATTACTTTTTGCAATCTTATATCTTGTGTCTGTGGAAGTTAGTTCTGCTGTCTTGTCGGCATTGGTTTGTTCATTTTTTGGAATGTTCATGCGCTGATTTGATCATTGAGTAGTCACCATGTTAGCTTTGATTATTGTTGCTATGAATCCGAGTATATGTTCCACCCCGTCAGTGTTAATGTGTGCATTGTCGCTGATGCTTGTATCACTCtgcaaataaaatttaccattttccTTTGAAATTCTTGAAGGTTTATCTGATACTTGATGAATTCATTCTTGCTGGAGAGCTTCAAGAAACAAGCAAAAAGGTTTGCATTTCTCTGGAGAGCTTTTAACTATTATATCTCTTGCTGATGGTTGTATGGTTAATTTTATCAACTTTGCagcttttctccttcttcctcttctATCTTTTTGGCTTGCCTTCTTTTGTTGGTTATCTACTTCTCTATCATCATCCTTATCATTCTAATTGTTAGTTGTAGCAGTGGCACCGTTATTATATTTCTCCTTTTGGAGTAAAACGTAAACTCACATATTTGGTCTTGTAATTCTCATAGTTGTTTTGcatgtctttgaaaatgatggcAATAAGATCTCTTTTTAGCTAAATGCTTTTAACAGGATTTCCCTTCCTGTTGAAGAAGCAATGACAGTATTTGATGGCTTTGAAACTAGCATTGAGGTTGGTCTTGTTGCACTTTGCAGGCTATCATAGAGAGAATGGGGGAGCTGGAGAAGCTAGAGTAAAGATGATTCTGCACGAAAGAGTCATGTCGATTTTTCTCaattcttgctttttttttttttgggtgttaTTATAACTCGTTCACCTGTTTTGCACAGCCAATTCTTTACATGTATCATCAGAAAACTGAAACACCTAGTGTCCCAGGACTCCTCTTTTCCCTTTCAACTGTTTGTGCAATGTTTTATGGAGGCATATAAAAGAAACCCGTGTTATTAATGGGGTAGCTTCtcttgttttccattgttgtccatttgatatttatatgtatCTGAGTAGGTTACTTGACCTTGTAATTTTGTgctaaattttgttttggggaatTGATTTGCGTGTTATTTCAGCGTTCTACTTGAATAATCAGCAGAATAGTGATGGAAAATTATACCATCAAACTGAAACATATAGAGATATTGCATGATATTCTTTATCAAACTGAAACATATAGAGATATTGCATGATATTCTTTCTCTCCCTAATTCTTATTCCTCGAATCTTTTGAGAAAGATAGGTCAGAGAATTAAGCGAATAACTACAGTTGGGAAAATCTTTTTGGGAGTAAAAGATGCAAACgtgagagaagaagaaaagaggcaGAGACGAAGGTTAAACCTAAAGCATACGCAATTAGCCTTTTTTGATATCTTTCACTGTAAGCAGGTGACAATGGGGCAATGGGCATTAAAATACCGTCTTGAAAAGGGGAACTCGACGGGAATCTTCGTACTAATTTATCTTAAATGGGACCGAACAACCTCAGAGATTTCCATTCGAACATCTGATCACCAGCAAGCTCTCTCATTATTTCATGCCCGAATCCGGAGCGGTCAATCAAATGAACCCCTCGCTATTTTGATCACGTCAAGGATGAGTACGAGGGTCTCGCGTGCAGTTGAAAGAATTAAATAATGTTACGGTGTGTCATAAGTGGAAGGGGCATTCTACTTCAGAGGCGCTCATTGCAATGTAACTGCAACGATGGTGGCCCACCGGCGGCGCGAAAACCACCGCTGGTTCCTTCATAAACGGATGGAAGATGGTGGTGGTCTTGCCTTTTCACTCTGGCAGGGGAAAACGAGGAAGAAATCTCAATTATCGGCTGTAAATGTTGCGGGACTGTATGGTACTTGGGCCCGACAGCATCTAGTGTTGAATGGGGAGGGATGACAGTTTGAGCACAGGGCATCAACATGGAAGACTCGGGCTTTCCATTTTGCCAACTTGGAAATTGGGTCAAGACTGCGGAAGTTCCAGCAGGCCTGTACTGAGCTGCTAGGTGAGTTGCCCAAAGTCGTTGCTGTTGCTGGTGTTGGTGTTGTTTTGAAACACCTGAATGACTTGTGTAAGGAGGGCCACAGAAAGGGTTACTGAGACATTGAGGTAGCTGCAGTTGGACCTACAGTAAAGTACCAGAACATAGAGTCAAAACTGTCGTCACAAGAAATGACAGGACAATCAGAAAATGTGTTGGTGATAGCCCTAAACAGCGACCTAGGGGCTTCAACTGGGTGCGAGCTAAATAATCCACTTATCAACGGTCCCATATAGTGATCCACAGACTATGATTTCATAAACTAAGACGGCCGCAATGCTTGTTTATGTTAAAGGTTCTCAATTCAATCTCCTGAGATAAACGTTTTTTTGCAATTTAAGGAAAAAGGACTAAAGAATAAAACCTGCCGTGCAGCTGTTGCTGTTGAAAGCTGGTCTGTGTGAGCAGAGGAGGAATAACGAGTTGGGGGTATTGAAAAAGGCACGAGTGGCTGATGTGGTGGAAGTGAATGAAGGTAAGGAACTTGGAGTTGTGGCAATGATTCAATTCCCTTTCCAGCTTTATTAGAGCTATTATTAGCTTCCTTACCGATGTCTCCAGCCAATAAAGACAAGAAATCGAAACTCTGCCAGGAAACAGTGAGTGATCAGGATGGGGAGAAAGAAACAACCACAAGCAATCCCAATAGTTGACCTTACCTGCTTCTTTGAAGTGTGCATCCCAGATGCTGAAGCAACCTGTGGCTGATCCTGATGGAGCATTTTTGGCTGTTGAATACCACTTCTAGCTTCACAAGAATTTCTATCAATAACAGAATTGCCAGAACTGCTGCTAGGTGTAGTGTCATTTATACCATTTCTCAAATTACTGCGATTGTTAGGATACAAAAGAGCTGTTCTCTTTAATCCTACATGAGGTTTCAACTGAAGAGACTGTTGAAGAATGCTGTCTTCGCTGTCTTGCATCTGTAAATTACGAATGATACAACTGATATAAACATGAGCGGCACACCTCTTCATTGACTTCTTATCCATGGTGACTTTTGAAACCTATACTTCTCATCATTCACCAC from the Theobroma cacao cultivar B97-61/B2 chromosome 8, Criollo_cocoa_genome_V2, whole genome shotgun sequence genome contains:
- the LOC18591547 gene encoding AP-2 complex subunit sigma codes for the protein MIRFILLQNRQGKTRLAKYYVPLEDSEKHKVEYEVHRLVVNRDPKFTNFVEFRTHKVIYRRYAGLFFSLCVDITDNELAYLECIHLFVEILDHFFSNVCELDLVFNFHKVYLILDEFILAGELQETSKKAIIERMGELEKLE